A single region of the Stenotrophomonas sp. Marseille-Q4652 genome encodes:
- a CDS encoding ligand-binding sensor domain-containing diguanylate cyclase: MAWLALLCLALGGQAGAQTVTFRNYTQADGLQGLTVNCLFEDREHTVWACTELGLHRYERETFQAIGPNEGLMATMVAAVAQDTRGRLWVSTATGLFMGDGRRFAPVLDGDQTISADVGQAITPWGDAVLVQSRDRVLEVQVAGDGRWQVTQLKASDGTPFPASTALLAHDDEVWSGCGTELCRRDAEGRLRRYGTTQGVPADRWIALMRDRQGTLWVRGERHVISRKPGSRRFYNHPAPAGSDFSIVNNGTNLVEDAKGRILTRIDNGVGRWDGSRWEIFSRTRGQAVTPAPSAMLVDHAHRLWIGSRGLGIQRLLGYGVLLHWSEADGLATGPTWSALRDARGELFIGSDMGGNRMDPATGAILPWVDEHGQPLRQLLRMASTPDGALWAGLSSGRLVRRDPADGVTRDVTVLPGQVRAMLADTGGTLWIATREGLFAVAPGQHQPQPEAGVPAVDSTDLGRDRNGNVWLTTTSGIYRRLQGQWRKLEVDGAPGMIFTKVSIGPNGDAWLSRNGTGLWRGVLHGDNLLAVEPVSDPLIDNVMPYLLRHDSRGWLWIGSSQGLDLLRDGQWVRVTQSEGLLWDDISEAAILEDPDGSIWIGSSLGLTQIRDPGQLFARHPLHLKISHASRGRQPLHADVRLPWSEDPINFAFSTPGTVGGEDRIHFRYRLRGLQSQWMTTSQGRLTYTLGAPGRYVLEVQALDVRERTASGIQTLAFEVLPQWWRSRLALLIYLLAGGGLLTLAWRWRMRRLLRIKNRLERLVTERTRDLEHDKRELEKARAALAIKASRDELTGLFNRSGILEVLHGEMLASQAAGTPLAVALIDLDYFKRINDQHGHLAGDAVLAGVGRRLREDLRGRDSVGRYGGEELLVVMPGLAPKAQQRLQALHRLLSCAPYAIGDGMELAVTCSIGVAWLRPGDTGEQLLARADLALYRAKDAGRDRVELAIEPEPETA, from the coding sequence GGTCAGTACCGCTACCGGCCTGTTCATGGGCGACGGCCGGCGTTTTGCACCGGTGCTTGACGGGGACCAGACCATTTCCGCCGACGTCGGCCAGGCGATCACGCCCTGGGGCGATGCGGTGCTCGTGCAGTCCCGCGACCGGGTCCTGGAAGTCCAGGTCGCCGGCGACGGCCGTTGGCAGGTCACACAGCTCAAGGCCAGCGACGGAACCCCTTTCCCCGCCAGCACTGCCCTGCTGGCGCATGACGACGAAGTCTGGTCAGGCTGCGGCACGGAGCTGTGCAGGCGCGATGCCGAAGGCAGGCTGCGGCGCTATGGCACCACCCAGGGCGTTCCGGCCGACCGCTGGATCGCGCTGATGCGCGACCGGCAGGGTACGCTCTGGGTCCGCGGCGAACGTCACGTCATCTCGCGCAAGCCCGGCAGCCGCCGCTTCTACAACCATCCCGCGCCGGCCGGCAGTGATTTCAGCATCGTCAACAACGGCACCAACCTGGTCGAGGATGCGAAGGGGCGGATCCTCACCCGTATCGACAACGGCGTGGGCCGCTGGGACGGCAGCCGGTGGGAGATCTTCAGCCGCACCCGTGGCCAGGCGGTCACGCCGGCTCCCAGCGCGATGCTGGTCGACCATGCGCACCGCCTGTGGATCGGCAGCCGCGGCCTGGGCATCCAGCGCCTGCTCGGTTACGGGGTGCTGCTGCACTGGAGCGAGGCCGACGGCCTGGCGACCGGCCCCACCTGGAGTGCCCTGCGCGACGCCCGCGGCGAGCTGTTCATCGGCAGCGACATGGGCGGCAACCGCATGGATCCGGCCACCGGCGCGATCCTGCCCTGGGTCGACGAACACGGCCAGCCGCTGCGCCAGCTGCTGCGCATGGCCAGCACCCCCGACGGTGCACTCTGGGCAGGCCTGTCTTCAGGTCGCCTGGTCCGCCGCGACCCGGCCGACGGGGTCACCCGCGACGTCACGGTGCTGCCGGGACAGGTCCGCGCCATGCTGGCCGACACCGGCGGCACGTTGTGGATCGCCACGCGCGAAGGCCTGTTTGCCGTCGCCCCGGGGCAGCACCAGCCACAGCCCGAAGCCGGCGTGCCGGCAGTCGATTCGACCGACCTGGGCCGCGACCGGAATGGCAATGTATGGCTCACCACCACCAGCGGCATCTACCGCCGCCTGCAGGGCCAGTGGCGCAAGCTCGAGGTCGACGGCGCGCCCGGCATGATCTTTACCAAGGTCAGCATCGGCCCCAACGGCGACGCCTGGCTCTCGCGCAACGGAACAGGGCTGTGGCGGGGCGTGCTGCACGGCGACAACCTGCTGGCAGTGGAGCCGGTCTCCGACCCGCTGATCGACAACGTCATGCCCTACCTGCTGCGCCATGACAGCCGCGGCTGGCTCTGGATCGGCAGCTCCCAGGGCCTGGACCTCTTGCGCGACGGGCAGTGGGTGCGCGTCACACAGTCCGAGGGACTGCTGTGGGATGACATCTCCGAAGCGGCCATTCTCGAGGACCCCGATGGCAGCATCTGGATCGGCAGCAGCCTGGGCCTGACCCAGATCCGCGACCCCGGCCAGCTGTTCGCCCGGCATCCACTGCACCTGAAGATCAGCCACGCCAGCCGTGGCCGCCAGCCGCTGCATGCCGACGTTCGCCTGCCCTGGTCGGAAGACCCGATCAACTTCGCCTTCTCCACGCCCGGCACCGTCGGCGGCGAGGACCGCATCCATTTCCGCTACCGCCTGCGCGGGCTGCAGTCGCAGTGGATGACCACCAGCCAGGGCCGGCTGACCTACACCCTGGGTGCGCCCGGACGCTACGTGCTGGAGGTGCAGGCACTGGACGTGCGTGAGCGCACCGCCAGCGGGATCCAGACCCTGGCCTTCGAGGTACTGCCGCAGTGGTGGCGCTCCCGCCTGGCGCTGCTGATCTACCTGCTGGCCGGTGGCGGCCTGCTGACGCTGGCCTGGCGCTGGCGCATGCGCCGCCTGCTGCGGATCAAGAACCGGCTGGAACGACTGGTGACCGAGCGCACCCGCGACCTGGAGCACGACAAGCGGGAGCTGGAGAAGGCGCGTGCCGCCCTTGCGATCAAGGCCAGCCGCGACGAACTGACCGGCCTGTTCAACCGCTCCGGCATCCTTGAAGTGCTGCACGGGGAAATGCTGGCCAGCCAGGCGGCCGGTACGCCACTGGCGGTGGCGCTGATCGACCTGGACTATTTCAAGCGCATCAACGACCAGCACGGCCACCTGGCCGGCGACGCGGTACTGGCCGGCGTCGGCCGGCGCCTGCGCGAGGACCTGCGGGGCCGCGACAGCGTCGGCCGCTACGGTGGCGAGGAGCTGCTGGTGGTCATGCCCGGCCTGGCGCCGAAGGCGCAGCAGCGCCTGCAGGCCCTGCACCGGCTGCTGTCCTGCGCGCCATACGCCATCGGCGATGGCATGGAGCTGGCGGTGACCTGCTCGATCGGCGTGGCCTGGCTGCGCCCGGGCGATACCGGCGAGCAACTGCTGGCACGCGCCGACCTGGCCCTGTACCGCGCCAAGGACGCCGGCCGCGACCGCGTGGAACTGGCGATCGAGCCGGAACCCGAGACAGCCTGA
- a CDS encoding MinD/ParA family protein codes for MQSREYAKLTTTFPLSATRRQPLGAVRSIAITGGKGGVGKSNIAANLAVALAELGKKTLLLDADLGLANVDVILGLQPRFNLADLVAGRCTLEEVIIEGPAGLLVIPAASGRRHMADLGRAEHAGLVDVISELEREVEILIIDTAAGITDSVLTFCQAAQDTVVVVCDEPASITDAYALIKVLSRERGVDRIQVVANMVRDPQEGRMLYDKLVRVCEKFLADVSLNYLGAVPQDDWLRLSVQRQQPVVKAYPAAPASMAIKEMAARTARWQPPTEARGGIEFFLERIIHRGVTA; via the coding sequence ATGCAGTCGCGTGAGTACGCCAAGCTGACCACCACCTTCCCGTTGTCGGCCACGCGCCGGCAGCCGCTCGGAGCCGTGCGCAGCATCGCCATCACCGGCGGCAAGGGCGGCGTGGGCAAGAGCAACATCGCCGCCAACCTGGCCGTGGCCCTGGCCGAGCTGGGCAAGAAGACGCTGCTTCTGGACGCCGACCTCGGCCTGGCCAACGTTGACGTGATCCTTGGCCTGCAGCCGCGCTTCAACCTGGCTGACCTGGTCGCCGGCCGCTGCACGCTGGAGGAAGTGATCATCGAAGGCCCCGCCGGCCTGCTGGTGATCCCCGCCGCTTCCGGTCGCCGGCACATGGCCGACCTTGGTCGCGCCGAGCACGCCGGCCTGGTCGACGTGATCTCCGAGCTGGAGCGCGAGGTCGAGATCCTCATCATCGACACCGCCGCCGGCATCACCGACAGCGTGCTGACCTTCTGCCAGGCCGCGCAGGACACCGTGGTGGTGGTTTGCGACGAGCCGGCCTCGATCACCGACGCCTACGCCTTGATCAAGGTGCTCTCGCGCGAGCGCGGGGTGGACCGCATCCAGGTGGTGGCCAACATGGTCCGCGACCCGCAGGAGGGCCGCATGCTCTACGACAAGCTGGTCCGCGTGTGCGAGAAATTCCTCGCCGACGTATCGCTCAACTACCTGGGCGCAGTACCGCAGGACGACTGGCTGCGGCTGTCCGTGCAGCGCCAGCAGCCGGTGGTGAAGGCGTATCCCGCCGCGCCCGCGTCGATGGCGATCAAGGAAATGGCTGCCCGCACCGCGCGCTGGCAGCCGCCGACCGAAGCGCGTGGCGGCATCGAGTTCTTCCTGGAGCGCATCATCCATCGCGGGGTGACGGCATGA
- the flhB gene encoding flagellar biosynthesis protein FlhB, which produces MSENEQAGEKTELPTEKRLREAREQGNIPRSRELATAAVFGAGVLAFMAYSGSMARGAKDWMRQALSPEPTLRHVPREMFGHVGELMAQLMLAVLPLLVICLLASFLAPAIMGGLRWSAKSMAPDFKRLNPLSGLKRLWGPEAIAEFIKSLLRVVFVASAAGLCVWHGIDGLRALLHEPLERAVIDGLGFTLKLVLSTAGAMALLAVIDAPYQKWNWMRKLKMTREELRREMKEAEGSPEVKGRIRQLQQQMSQRRMMEAVPTADVVVVNPTHYSVALKYEGGKMNAPTVVAMGVDEVALRIREVATGNKVAIVSAPPLARALYREGQLGKEIPVRLYSAVAQVLSYVYQLRTWRGGPMPSQPVVDIDEFAPGARP; this is translated from the coding sequence ATGTCCGAAAACGAACAAGCCGGCGAAAAAACCGAACTTCCTACCGAAAAACGCCTTCGCGAAGCCCGCGAACAGGGCAACATCCCGCGTTCGCGCGAACTGGCCACCGCGGCCGTGTTCGGCGCCGGCGTGCTGGCGTTCATGGCCTACTCCGGCTCGATGGCGCGCGGCGCGAAGGACTGGATGCGGCAGGCGCTGTCGCCCGAGCCCACCCTGCGCCACGTGCCGCGGGAAATGTTCGGCCACGTGGGCGAACTGATGGCCCAGCTGATGCTGGCCGTACTGCCGCTGCTGGTGATCTGCCTGCTGGCCAGCTTCCTGGCCCCGGCGATCATGGGCGGGCTGCGCTGGTCCGCCAAATCCATGGCGCCCGACTTCAAGCGCCTCAACCCGCTGTCCGGCCTCAAGCGCCTGTGGGGCCCGGAAGCCATCGCCGAATTCATCAAGTCGCTGCTGCGCGTGGTCTTCGTCGCCAGCGCCGCCGGCCTGTGCGTGTGGCACGGCATCGACGGCCTGCGCGCCCTGCTGCACGAGCCGCTGGAGCGGGCGGTGATCGACGGCCTGGGCTTCACCCTGAAGCTGGTGCTGTCCACCGCGGGTGCCATGGCCCTGCTGGCCGTCATCGACGCGCCGTACCAGAAGTGGAACTGGATGCGGAAGCTGAAGATGACCCGCGAGGAGTTGCGCCGCGAAATGAAGGAGGCGGAAGGCAGCCCGGAAGTGAAGGGCCGCATCCGCCAGCTGCAGCAGCAGATGTCGCAGCGCCGGATGATGGAAGCCGTGCCTACCGCCGACGTGGTGGTGGTCAACCCGACCCACTACTCGGTCGCGCTCAAGTACGAGGGCGGCAAGATGAATGCGCCCACGGTCGTGGCCATGGGGGTGGACGAAGTCGCCCTGCGCATCCGCGAAGTCGCCACCGGCAACAAGGTCGCCATTGTCTCGGCGCCGCCTTTGGCACGCGCCTTGTATCGGGAAGGCCAACTCGGCAAGGAAATCCCCGTGAGACTGTATTCGGCCGTCGCCCAGGTCCTGTCCTACGTCTACCAGCTGCGCACCTGGCGTGGAGGCCCCATGCCGTCCCAGCCGGTGGTGGATATCGATGAGTTCGCCCCGGGGGCCCGCCCATGA
- a CDS encoding RNA polymerase sigma factor FliA — protein MKAAAQYREVQRCSATECITQHGDLVRRIAHHLAARLPASVEIDDLVQAGMMGLIEASRSYDADQGASFETYASIRIRGSMIDEIRRGDWVPRSVHRRARDAAATIRRLEQETGRAASATEVAAAMDMPLSEYQRLMEDAARGQVLSLESRVEDHGELDTIARGGPNPQQLLERSQFGSALSEAISHLPEREQLVLSLYYEQELNLKEIGAVLGVSESRVCQIHGQAVLRLRGRLKIFEAADAGLEDH, from the coding sequence ATGAAGGCCGCCGCCCAGTACCGCGAGGTGCAGCGTTGCAGCGCCACCGAGTGCATCACCCAGCACGGTGACCTGGTCCGCCGCATCGCCCACCACCTGGCCGCACGCCTGCCGGCGAGCGTGGAGATCGACGACCTGGTGCAGGCCGGCATGATGGGCCTGATCGAGGCCTCGCGCAGCTACGACGCCGACCAGGGCGCCTCGTTCGAGACCTATGCCTCGATCCGCATCCGCGGCTCGATGATCGACGAGATCCGCCGTGGCGACTGGGTGCCGCGCTCGGTGCACCGCCGTGCCCGTGACGCCGCCGCCACCATCCGCCGGCTCGAGCAGGAAACCGGCCGTGCCGCCAGCGCCACCGAGGTGGCCGCCGCGATGGACATGCCGCTGTCCGAATACCAGCGGCTTATGGAAGACGCCGCACGCGGCCAGGTGCTGAGCCTGGAATCGCGCGTCGAGGACCACGGCGAGCTGGACACCATCGCCCGCGGTGGCCCCAACCCGCAGCAGTTGCTGGAGCGCAGCCAGTTCGGCAGCGCCCTGTCCGAGGCGATCAGCCACCTGCCCGAACGCGAACAGCTGGTGCTGTCGCTGTACTACGAGCAGGAGTTGAACCTGAAGGAAATCGGCGCCGTGCTCGGCGTCAGCGAATCGCGCGTGTGCCAGATCCACGGCCAGGCAGTGCTCCGCCTGCGTGGCCGACTGAAGATTTTCGAGGCGGCCGATGCCGGCCTCGAGGACCATTGA
- the cheY gene encoding chemotaxis response regulator CheY translates to MNKNMRVLIVDDFSTMRRIVKNLLGDLGFNNTAEAEDGNAALALLHSQPFDFVVTDWNMPGMTGIELLKAIRADDALKTLPVLMVTAEAKREQIIEAAQNGVNGYIIKPFTAQVLEEKLGKIFERLAGA, encoded by the coding sequence TTGAACAAGAACATGCGGGTCCTGATCGTGGACGACTTCTCGACGATGCGGCGCATCGTCAAGAACCTGCTGGGCGACCTGGGCTTCAACAACACCGCTGAAGCCGAGGACGGCAATGCCGCCCTGGCCCTGCTGCACAGCCAGCCGTTCGACTTCGTGGTCACCGACTGGAACATGCCGGGCATGACCGGCATCGAGCTGCTCAAGGCGATCCGCGCCGACGACGCCCTGAAGACCCTGCCGGTGCTGATGGTCACGGCCGAAGCCAAGCGCGAGCAGATCATCGAGGCCGCCCAGAACGGCGTGAACGGCTACATCATCAAGCCGTTCACCGCCCAGGTGCTGGAAGAGAAGCTGGGCAAGATCTTCGAGCGGCTGGCAGGCGCCTGA
- the flhA gene encoding flagellar biosynthesis protein FlhA translates to MNVRRMLQMVRQGLGAPLIVLALLAMVVVPLAAPVLDALFTFNIAISLMVLLAVVYVKRPLDFTIFPIVLLVTTMLRLALNVASTRVILLNGQDGHEAAGKVIAAFGEFVIGGNYAVGIVVFAILTIINFVVITKGAGRVSEVTARFILDAMPGKQMAIDADLNAGLLTREEAKARREEVREEADFYGAMDGASKFIRGDAIAGILILFINLLGGLAVGVLQHGMPFGDAAATYTLLSIGDGLVAQLPALLVSSAVAMLVTRASRAQDMSQAMMGQVFGQHRALTIAAAILGVVGLVPGMPNMAFLSLAAILGFLAWKLWKREQVTEKEKASAGVVGAAGPNTLPLAGGQPSPTAELTWDELRPVDPLGLEVGYRLIPLVDASQGGELMARIKGVRRKLTQDMGFLIPSVHIRDNLELPAAGYRLLIHGVPVATAEILPDRELALDPGSAIGTLDGIPGKDPAFGLDATWIQPHQRAHAESLGYTVVDPATVIATHLSHLIREHSPELLGHEEVQQLLANLAKTAPKLVEDLTPKSLPLSVVVRVLQNLLVERIPVRQLRKIVEALVENAPLTQDPASLTAAVRNSLGRFIVQEIAGMSQELPVFTLNPQLERVLQESTQGNGAALEPGLAERLHQSLAECVSKQEAKNEPAVVLVPGQVRAALARLVRHSVPALSVLAYSEVPEDKRLKLVGTIS, encoded by the coding sequence ATGAACGTGCGGCGCATGCTGCAGATGGTGCGCCAGGGCCTGGGCGCGCCGCTGATCGTGCTCGCCCTGCTGGCGATGGTCGTGGTGCCGCTGGCCGCGCCGGTGCTCGATGCGCTGTTCACCTTCAACATCGCCATCTCGCTGATGGTGCTGCTGGCCGTGGTCTACGTGAAGCGGCCGCTGGACTTCACCATCTTCCCGATCGTGCTGCTGGTCACCACGATGCTGCGGCTGGCGCTGAACGTGGCGTCCACCCGCGTCATCCTGCTCAATGGCCAGGACGGCCATGAAGCGGCCGGCAAGGTGATCGCCGCGTTCGGCGAGTTCGTCATCGGCGGCAACTACGCAGTCGGCATCGTGGTGTTCGCGATCCTGACCATCATCAACTTCGTGGTGATCACCAAGGGTGCCGGGCGCGTGTCGGAAGTGACCGCGCGCTTCATCCTCGACGCCATGCCCGGCAAGCAGATGGCGATCGACGCCGACCTCAACGCCGGCCTGCTGACCCGCGAGGAAGCCAAGGCCCGCCGTGAGGAGGTCCGCGAGGAAGCCGACTTCTACGGCGCGATGGACGGTGCCAGCAAGTTCATCCGCGGCGACGCGATCGCCGGCATCCTGATCCTGTTCATCAACCTGCTCGGCGGCCTGGCCGTGGGCGTCCTGCAGCACGGCATGCCGTTCGGCGACGCCGCCGCCACCTACACCCTGCTCTCCATCGGTGACGGCCTGGTGGCGCAACTGCCGGCACTGCTGGTGTCCTCGGCGGTGGCCATGCTGGTTACCCGTGCCTCGCGCGCGCAGGACATGAGCCAGGCGATGATGGGCCAGGTCTTCGGCCAGCATCGTGCGCTGACCATTGCCGCCGCCATCCTCGGCGTGGTCGGCCTGGTCCCGGGCATGCCGAACATGGCCTTCCTGAGCCTGGCCGCGATCCTCGGCTTCCTTGCATGGAAACTGTGGAAGCGCGAGCAGGTCACCGAGAAGGAGAAGGCGAGTGCCGGCGTGGTCGGCGCCGCCGGCCCCAACACCCTGCCGCTGGCCGGTGGCCAGCCCTCGCCCACCGCCGAACTGACCTGGGACGAACTGCGCCCGGTCGATCCGCTGGGCCTGGAAGTCGGCTACCGCCTGATCCCGCTGGTCGACGCCAGCCAGGGTGGCGAACTGATGGCGCGCATCAAGGGCGTGCGCCGCAAGCTGACCCAGGACATGGGTTTCCTGATTCCGTCGGTCCACATCCGCGACAACCTGGAACTGCCTGCCGCCGGCTACCGCCTGCTGATCCACGGCGTGCCGGTGGCTACCGCCGAAATCCTGCCGGACCGCGAACTCGCCCTGGACCCGGGCAGCGCGATCGGCACCCTGGACGGCATTCCCGGCAAGGACCCGGCCTTCGGCCTGGATGCGACCTGGATCCAGCCGCACCAGCGCGCCCATGCCGAATCGCTGGGCTACACCGTGGTCGATCCGGCCACCGTGATCGCCACCCACCTGTCGCACCTGATCCGCGAGCACTCGCCCGAACTGCTCGGCCACGAGGAAGTGCAGCAGTTGCTGGCCAACCTGGCCAAGACCGCGCCCAAGCTGGTGGAAGACCTCACGCCCAAGTCGTTGCCGCTGTCGGTGGTGGTGCGGGTGCTGCAGAACCTGCTGGTCGAACGCATCCCGGTGCGCCAGCTGCGCAAGATCGTCGAGGCGCTGGTCGAGAACGCCCCGCTCACCCAGGACCCGGCCAGCCTCACCGCCGCGGTACGCAACTCGCTCGGCCGCTTCATCGTCCAGGAAATCGCGGGCATGTCGCAGGAACTGCCGGTTTTCACCCTCAACCCGCAACTGGAACGCGTCTTGCAGGAATCCACTCAAGGCAATGGTGCCGCGCTCGAACCCGGTCTGGCCGAGCGTCTGCACCAGAGCCTGGCCGAATGCGTCAGCAAGCAGGAAGCCAAGAACGAGCCAGCCGTCGTGCTGGTGCCCGGTCAGGTCCGCGCCGCGCTGGCGCGACTGGTCCGGCACAGCGTCCCGGCGCTCTCGGTCCTGGCCTACAGCGAGGTCCCCGAAGACAAGCGCCTGAAGCTGGTCGGAACCATCAGCTGA
- a CDS encoding protein phosphatase CheZ, which produces MNAADHRSALIGRLQDALAALENGDEAAWREQIDALAALRQQPMMAGLSRLARELGQALGELPRLPTDSGELDDACARLDHVVAMTEQATHRTLDLAEQCRTLAGQLRDGGLSEDQGHLVDQIRHNLTEMALAQSYQDLTGQIIRRVVGIVRRVHEGFGELGLPPRKEEAGKAGLAGPAVGGLDRHAVSQHDADDLLSDLGL; this is translated from the coding sequence ATGAACGCCGCCGACCACAGATCCGCCCTGATCGGCCGGCTGCAGGATGCGCTGGCTGCCCTGGAAAACGGCGACGAAGCCGCCTGGCGCGAGCAGATCGACGCGCTGGCCGCCCTGCGCCAGCAGCCGATGATGGCCGGCCTGAGCCGGCTGGCCCGCGAGCTGGGCCAGGCGCTGGGCGAACTGCCGCGCCTGCCGACCGACAGCGGCGAGCTGGACGATGCCTGCGCGCGCCTGGACCACGTGGTGGCGATGACCGAACAGGCCACCCACCGCACCCTGGACCTGGCCGAACAGTGCCGCACCCTCGCCGGCCAGCTGCGCGACGGCGGCCTGAGCGAGGACCAGGGCCACCTTGTCGACCAGATCCGCCACAACCTGACCGAGATGGCGCTGGCACAGAGCTACCAGGACCTGACCGGCCAGATCATCCGCCGCGTCGTGGGCATCGTGCGCCGCGTGCACGAGGGCTTCGGCGAACTCGGCCTGCCGCCGCGCAAGGAAGAAGCCGGCAAGGCCGGCCTTGCCGGTCCCGCCGTCGGCGGCCTGGACCGCCACGCGGTGTCGCAGCACGACGCCGACGACCTGCTTTCCGACCTGGGGTTGTAA
- the flhF gene encoding flagellar biosynthesis protein FlhF produces MKIKRFVASDMRSAMNLVRKEHGPDAVILSNRRIEEGVEIVAAAHYDEEVVQRALEASRPKPAAPAKPRSAAEAMIAAVTRRRSPEPEPVAPTTSAVAALARAAVGATGRTVEAPAESGFTSRFASLLKPRPAIRPAVSVPVQDFATLPSTDEDPPALPADRFARQAPRPAAAPAAPLNRARFQIDPPLEDMPLPSFARPAPAAAPEPRHAPTGHALHEPTPSPRQEAPRSFQQPASFLDEASYLPLEPVAAPRSLGEHAQPAPLPAFAERTPAAPSPNIAERAAEAPQRPFVEPTPVAAPSPAIEQAPADARTAAPTLSAVPAPREDGQLAAMRKELTVMRQMIEREMSRFTDERLRGCPVRAQAMDLMDEYGFDAGLARDVAMEIPADTELHRARGLMLGLVSRRLPITPVDPIEAGGVFALVGPTGAGKTTTIAKLASRFAEAHAARDVALVTTDTQRIGAREQLYGFGRSLGIAVHEANSGTNLSQLLNRLADYKLVLIDTAGLGQRDRGLAAQLQWLRASGHVSTQLVLPANTSFQDMDEVVRRFGAANPQGLVLTKLDETSRFGSALSIAVDHRLPITWVTDGQDVPDDLHRASAANLVLRLEDLRRAADMPCNPEFNHAVA; encoded by the coding sequence ATGAAAATCAAACGTTTCGTCGCCTCCGATATGCGCTCCGCCATGAACCTGGTGCGCAAGGAACACGGTCCTGACGCGGTCATCCTGTCCAACCGGCGAATCGAGGAGGGCGTGGAGATCGTCGCCGCCGCGCACTACGACGAGGAAGTCGTGCAGCGCGCCCTGGAGGCCTCCCGCCCGAAGCCGGCCGCACCGGCCAAGCCGCGCAGCGCCGCCGAGGCGATGATCGCCGCGGTCACCCGCCGCAGGTCGCCCGAGCCGGAACCCGTGGCCCCGACCACCTCGGCCGTGGCCGCCCTGGCCCGCGCCGCCGTCGGCGCCACCGGCCGCACCGTGGAAGCGCCGGCCGAATCCGGCTTCACCAGCCGCTTCGCCTCGCTGCTGAAGCCGCGCCCGGCCATTCGCCCGGCGGTCAGCGTGCCGGTGCAGGACTTCGCCACCCTGCCCTCCACCGACGAGGATCCGCCGGCACTGCCGGCTGACCGATTCGCCCGCCAGGCGCCGCGTCCGGCCGCCGCCCCGGCTGCCCCGCTCAACCGCGCGCGCTTCCAGATCGACCCGCCGCTGGAAGACATGCCGCTGCCGTCGTTCGCCCGCCCGGCCCCGGCCGCTGCACCGGAACCGCGCCACGCGCCGACCGGCCACGCCCTGCACGAACCGACCCCGTCGCCGCGCCAGGAAGCGCCGCGCAGCTTCCAGCAGCCGGCGTCGTTCCTCGACGAGGCCAGCTACCTGCCGCTGGAGCCGGTCGCCGCACCGCGCAGCCTTGGCGAACATGCCCAGCCCGCTCCGCTGCCGGCCTTCGCCGAGCGCACCCCGGCCGCGCCGTCGCCGAACATCGCCGAACGTGCCGCGGAAGCTCCGCAGCGCCCGTTCGTCGAGCCGACCCCGGTGGCAGCGCCCTCGCCGGCCATCGAGCAGGCCCCGGCTGACGCACGCACTGCCGCCCCGACCCTGAGCGCGGTGCCGGCCCCCCGCGAAGACGGCCAGCTGGCCGCCATGCGCAAGGAGCTGACGGTCATGCGCCAGATGATCGAGCGCGAGATGAGCCGCTTCACCGACGAGCGCCTGCGTGGCTGCCCGGTGCGTGCCCAGGCCATGGACCTGATGGACGAGTATGGCTTCGACGCCGGCCTGGCCCGCGACGTGGCCATGGAAATCCCGGCCGACACCGAACTGCACCGTGCCCGCGGCCTGATGCTGGGCCTGGTCTCGCGCCGCCTGCCGATCACCCCGGTCGACCCGATCGAAGCCGGTGGCGTGTTCGCCCTGGTCGGCCCGACCGGCGCCGGCAAGACCACGACCATCGCCAAGCTGGCCTCGCGCTTCGCCGAAGCCCATGCCGCCCGCGACGTGGCCCTGGTCACCACCGACACCCAGCGCATCGGTGCCCGTGAGCAGCTGTACGGCTTTGGCCGCTCCCTGGGCATTGCCGTGCACGAGGCCAACAGCGGTACCAACCTGAGCCAGCTTCTGAACCGCCTGGCCGACTACAAGCTGGTGCTGATCGATACCGCCGGCCTGGGCCAGCGTGACCGCGGCCTGGCTGCCCAGCTGCAGTGGCTGCGTGCCTCCGGCCACGTCAGCACCCAGCTGGTGCTGCCGGCCAACACCAGCTTCCAGGACATGGACGAGGTGGTGCGTCGCTTCGGTGCGGCCAACCCGCAGGGCCTGGTGCTGACCAAGCTGGACGAGACCAGCCGCTTCGGCAGCGCCCTGTCGATCGCGGTCGACCACCGCCTGCCGATCACCTGGGTGACCGACGGCCAGGACGTACCGGACGACCTGCATCGCGCCAGCGCCGCCAACCTCGTACTTCGCCTTGAAGATTTGCGCCGCGCTGCCGATATGCCCTGCAACCCGGAGTTCAACCATGCAGTCGCGTGA